Proteins encoded in a region of the Rubrobacter aplysinae genome:
- a CDS encoding cobyric acid synthase — MSGAILVCGTHSDAGKSAVVTGICRMLAREGVGVAPFKGQNMALNSFVTREGAEIGRSQAAQAAAARAEPEAAMNPVLLKPSGGGGSQVVVRGRPRTMATARSYQDMKRELMPVVLDSLEDLRSRFDVVVCEGAGSPAEINLRSADITNMGLAREARLPVLLVGDIDRGGVFASLYGTLALLSGRDQSLLSGFLVNRFRGDPSVLAPGLDKITALTGRPVLGTLPHAPALPQVDGEDSLALDSPSVVKPPAGRDYLSVAVARLGRISNFTDYDALAHEPGVSVRFTGSGEELLWADLAILPGTKATVEDLALLRRSGMARAFTERAARGMPTLGVCGGYQMLGRRIRDGVESGEPETEGLGLLPVETVFEEEKLLSRPGGWAVGFGRDGKDAPDPVSAYEIRHGRVRVGGGEPLFVTDDGEKGKEVEEGCRLGNTLGTSWHGVLECDGFRRALLRRVAAERGLDWKPGEEPFAAARERRFDVLADLVSEHVDREALVRLIEGGPTPGLPVISSRLSESGDPSEVEAGAG, encoded by the coding sequence ATGAGCGGGGCCATCCTCGTCTGCGGCACACACTCGGACGCCGGCAAGAGCGCGGTGGTCACCGGGATCTGCCGCATGCTCGCCCGGGAGGGGGTCGGGGTCGCGCCGTTCAAGGGGCAGAACATGGCGCTCAACTCCTTCGTGACTCGGGAGGGGGCCGAGATCGGGCGTTCCCAGGCCGCCCAGGCCGCCGCCGCCCGCGCCGAGCCCGAGGCCGCGATGAACCCGGTCTTGCTCAAGCCTTCCGGTGGGGGCGGGTCTCAGGTGGTCGTGCGGGGAAGGCCACGCACGATGGCGACCGCCAGGAGCTACCAGGACATGAAACGCGAGCTGATGCCCGTGGTGCTCGACTCGCTGGAGGACCTCCGCAGCCGGTTCGACGTGGTCGTCTGCGAAGGGGCCGGTAGCCCGGCCGAGATCAACCTCCGCAGCGCCGACATTACCAACATGGGCCTGGCCCGCGAGGCCCGCCTTCCGGTGTTGCTGGTCGGCGACATAGACCGCGGCGGCGTGTTCGCCAGCCTGTACGGTACGCTCGCGCTGCTCTCCGGGCGGGATCAGTCGCTCCTCAGCGGCTTTCTCGTGAACCGCTTCCGGGGTGATCCCTCGGTGCTGGCCCCCGGCCTGGACAAGATAACCGCCCTCACCGGACGTCCGGTGCTCGGCACCCTGCCCCACGCGCCGGCCCTGCCGCAGGTGGACGGGGAGGACTCGCTCGCACTGGACTCCCCGTCGGTCGTGAAACCCCCGGCGGGGAGAGACTACCTGAGCGTGGCCGTGGCGCGGCTGGGCCGGATCTCCAACTTCACCGACTACGACGCCCTCGCCCACGAGCCGGGCGTGTCGGTGAGGTTTACCGGCTCCGGGGAAGAGCTTCTCTGGGCCGATCTCGCGATCCTGCCCGGCACGAAGGCCACTGTAGAGGACCTCGCGCTCCTGCGCCGGAGTGGCATGGCGCGCGCGTTCACCGAGCGCGCGGCGCGGGGCATGCCGACGCTCGGGGTCTGTGGCGGATACCAGATGCTCGGGCGCCGTATTCGCGACGGCGTGGAGAGCGGCGAGCCAGAGACGGAGGGGCTGGGACTGCTGCCGGTAGAGACGGTATTCGAGGAGGAGAAGCTCCTCTCCCGGCCCGGAGGATGGGCCGTTGGTTTTGGTAGAGACGGCAAAGACGCCCCGGACCCGGTGAGTGCGTACGAGATCCGGCATGGCAGGGTCCGGGTAGGGGGCGGCGAGCCGCTGTTCGTAACCGATGACGGCGAGAAGGGTAAGGAAGTTGAGGAGGGCTGTCGCCTCGGAAATACCCTGGGCACCTCCTGGCACGGCGTGCTCGAATGCGACGGGTTTCGCCGGGCCCTGCTCCGCCGGGTCGCCGCCGAACGCGGCCTCGACTGGAAGCCCGGAGAAGAGCCGTTCGCCGCCGCCCGCGAGCGCAGGTTCGACGTGCTGGCGGACCTCGTCTCGGAGCACGTTGACCGGGAGGCGCTCGTGCGGTTGATCGAGGGCGGCCCCACGCCGGGCCTGCCCGTAATAAGCAGTCGGCTCTCGGAGTCAGGTGACCCCTCAGAGGTCGAAGCCGGTGCCGGATGA
- a CDS encoding CbtA family protein codes for MIGKLLARGLAAGLIAGVLAGLFGLAFGEPTLERAMAASAASGHHGDTAGAPPDAHGAHGGSHEGGGEDVFGRGVQKTGLIVGTALYGAALGGVFGVVSAFLRGRSGLGSWRRSLALAGAAFAGAVAMPFLKYPPSPPGGASTVDQTPAYLVMVALSLLAVLFAWRISRRMAGASDPARHLSVAGFLVVSFVALYALLPAAGGAGDVEAAVLWQFRLASLGTQAVLWAALGCAFGLLCRRAERDGAGGRGGATVRNAEAR; via the coding sequence ATGATAGGCAAGCTCCTGGCGCGCGGCCTGGCCGCGGGCCTGATAGCGGGCGTTCTAGCCGGTCTGTTTGGCCTGGCTTTCGGGGAGCCCACACTCGAACGCGCGATGGCGGCCTCGGCGGCCTCCGGGCACCACGGCGATACCGCTGGCGCCCCCCCCGATGCTCATGGCGCTCATGGCGGATCGCACGAGGGAGGCGGGGAAGACGTGTTCGGGCGTGGGGTGCAGAAGACCGGCCTGATCGTGGGTACGGCGCTCTACGGCGCGGCCCTGGGGGGAGTATTCGGCGTGGTCTCGGCGTTTTTGCGGGGGCGCTCCGGGCTCGGGAGCTGGCGGCGGAGCCTGGCGCTCGCCGGGGCCGCGTTCGCCGGGGCGGTCGCGATGCCGTTCCTGAAGTACCCGCCGAGTCCTCCTGGCGGGGCGTCCACCGTGGATCAGACCCCGGCCTATCTGGTCATGGTCGCGCTCTCGCTGCTGGCGGTGCTCTTTGCCTGGCGTATCTCGCGCCGCATGGCCGGGGCCTCGGATCCGGCGAGACATCTGTCGGTGGCGGGCTTTCTGGTCGTCTCTTTCGTGGCGCTGTACGCGCTGCTGCCCGCCGCGGGCGGCGCGGGTGACGTGGAGGCCGCGGTGCTGTGGCAGTTCCGGCTCGCCTCTCTCGGCACCCAGGCGGTGCTTTGGGCCGCCCTGGGCTGCGCATTCGGGCTGCTCTGCCGGCGGGCCGAGCGTGATGGGGCTGGAGGGCGTGGGGGCGCGACGGTCCGCAACGCCGAGGCGCGATGA
- the cobN gene encoding cobaltochelatase subunit CobN, translating into MVSDEGGVLEMLLFITTADTEILAAAKAVESLPESFPEVRCASPAAYDEPLELLDTELPRAGVVLVRLLGGRKAWPEGFVELQRRCNERGIPLLAFGGEAEPDAEMTAASSVPSGAVAEAFEYLRHGGVKNTANLFRFVADTVLLEGYGFEAAEPLPETGVYHPRLPHGSSVEGLLALHDPGRPTVGVAFYRTHWMSGNTAFIDTLVAEIEAAGANALPVYSYSLRADPGGEVPALGLFQGRIGCLVTTVLASGGSNAADAYSGDGPDGWLEWEVPAFEELGVPVVQGICTTSSREAWLQSDAGLSPLDTAWQVAIPEFDGRVISVPFSFKERERDESPVSAPVTVYRADPERARRVTGLATRFARLSSPNAGKRIAVMLSNYPTKHSRVGNAVGLDTPVSAIRLLDALREAGYEVGDAPDDGDELIHSLIAAGGHDLEFLTEEQLSGATGRLSAEEYAGWFATLPEGLRESVVRQWGPPPGDMYLDDGDVIVAGLRFGNVFVGIQPPRGFGENPIAIYHDPELAPTHHYLAAYRWVIGSFGADAVVHLGKHGTLEWLPGKSLGLSASCAPDAAIADVPFFYPFVVNDPGEGTQAKRRSHATVVDHLIPPMTRAETYDDLARLEQLLDEYYQVETLDPSKLPAIEARIWETMQDAELHRDLGVEEKPDEFGDFITKVDGYLCEIKDLPIRGGLHVLGEPPEGEPFRELLAAILRLGAGETPGLRRAVGAAYGLDEPDLAGDGGARAEAPAALSERFPGVVATASDLLDLLEEASHALLLSLSERGWEASSVGKVCEAVLGFRDEGVESALRFACEEVVPRLSRTPEELSNLIGGLSGGYVPAGPSGSPTRGLTNVLPTGRNFYSVDPKGLPSALSWEVGQGLADNLLQRHLDEEARYPETVGIVVWGTAAMRTQGDDIAEVLSLLGVRPTWNEESRRVTGLEVIPLEELERPRIDVTVRISGFFRDAFPNLISLMDDAFTTVAALEEPAEMNFVKKHADEERSGGADERTATTRIFGSPPGAYGAGLLPLIDARNWQTDEDLAEVYAVWGGYAYGRGLDGVEARGAMEANLRRTEVAVKNIDNREHDLFDSDDYFQYHGGMIAAVRALTGRNPKSYVGDSADPSRPKTRSLDEEAKRVFRSRVANPKWIEAMKRHGYKGAFELSATVDYLFGYDATANVVEDWMYRDVTQKYVLDEEVRDFMQESNPWALRAVSERLLEAAERGMWAEPDPDDLQSLKEIYLENEGVLEESS; encoded by the coding sequence ATGGTGAGCGATGAGGGTGGGGTTCTAGAGATGCTGCTCTTTATAACGACCGCGGACACCGAGATACTGGCCGCCGCGAAGGCCGTCGAGTCGCTGCCCGAGAGCTTCCCCGAGGTCCGGTGCGCCAGTCCCGCCGCCTACGACGAGCCTCTGGAGCTGCTGGATACAGAGCTCCCCCGGGCTGGCGTGGTGCTGGTGCGGCTGCTCGGCGGGCGCAAGGCCTGGCCGGAGGGGTTCGTGGAGCTACAGCGCCGTTGTAACGAGCGAGGGATACCGCTGCTCGCGTTCGGCGGCGAGGCGGAGCCCGATGCCGAGATGACCGCCGCCTCCAGCGTGCCGTCTGGCGCGGTCGCCGAGGCCTTCGAGTACCTGCGTCACGGCGGCGTGAAGAACACCGCAAACCTGTTCCGGTTCGTGGCGGACACCGTGCTGCTGGAGGGCTACGGCTTCGAGGCCGCGGAGCCGCTGCCGGAGACCGGGGTGTACCACCCGCGCCTGCCGCACGGCTCATCCGTAGAGGGTCTGTTGGCGCTGCACGACCCCGGGCGGCCCACCGTCGGGGTGGCTTTCTACCGCACGCACTGGATGAGCGGCAACACCGCCTTTATAGATACGCTGGTCGCGGAGATCGAGGCCGCCGGGGCCAACGCGCTCCCGGTGTACAGCTACTCCCTGCGCGCCGACCCCGGCGGAGAGGTGCCCGCGCTGGGTCTCTTCCAAGGCAGGATCGGGTGCCTCGTGACCACCGTGCTCGCCAGCGGGGGCTCTAATGCCGCCGACGCGTACTCCGGCGACGGCCCCGATGGCTGGCTGGAATGGGAGGTGCCCGCCTTCGAGGAGCTTGGCGTGCCGGTGGTTCAGGGGATCTGCACCACCTCCAGCCGTGAGGCGTGGCTACAGTCCGACGCCGGGCTCTCGCCGCTGGACACGGCGTGGCAGGTGGCGATACCGGAGTTCGACGGGCGTGTGATCTCGGTCCCCTTCTCGTTCAAGGAGCGCGAGCGGGACGAGTCGCCGGTCTCGGCCCCGGTCACGGTATACCGCGCCGACCCCGAGCGCGCCCGCCGCGTCACGGGGTTGGCAACCCGCTTCGCCCGACTTAGCAGTCCGAATGCTGGTAAGCGAATCGCCGTGATGCTCTCGAACTATCCGACCAAGCATTCCCGCGTCGGAAACGCGGTCGGGCTGGACACGCCGGTGAGCGCGATCCGGCTCCTCGACGCCCTGCGTGAAGCGGGCTACGAGGTTGGCGACGCCCCCGACGACGGCGACGAGCTAATACACTCCCTCATCGCCGCCGGCGGCCACGATCTGGAGTTCCTCACCGAGGAGCAGCTCTCCGGCGCGACCGGACGGCTCTCCGCCGAAGAGTACGCGGGGTGGTTCGCCACGCTGCCCGAGGGCTTGCGGGAGTCGGTGGTGCGGCAGTGGGGACCGCCGCCGGGAGACATGTACCTGGACGACGGCGACGTAATCGTGGCCGGGCTGCGGTTCGGTAATGTCTTCGTCGGCATCCAGCCGCCGCGCGGGTTCGGGGAGAACCCGATAGCCATCTACCACGACCCCGAGCTGGCCCCGACCCACCACTACCTGGCGGCGTACCGGTGGGTGATCGGGTCGTTCGGCGCGGATGCCGTGGTCCACCTCGGCAAGCACGGCACGCTGGAGTGGCTGCCAGGAAAGTCGCTCGGGCTCTCGGCATCCTGCGCGCCGGACGCGGCGATAGCGGACGTGCCGTTCTTCTACCCGTTCGTCGTCAACGACCCCGGCGAAGGCACGCAGGCCAAGCGCCGCTCGCACGCTACGGTGGTGGACCATCTCATCCCGCCCATGACCCGCGCCGAGACCTACGACGACCTCGCGCGCCTGGAGCAGTTGCTGGACGAGTACTACCAGGTAGAGACTCTGGACCCCTCGAAGCTCCCCGCTATAGAGGCCCGCATCTGGGAGACCATGCAGGACGCAGAGCTCCACCGGGACCTCGGCGTCGAGGAGAAGCCGGACGAGTTCGGCGACTTCATCACCAAGGTGGATGGTTACCTGTGCGAGATCAAGGACCTCCCCATCCGTGGCGGCCTGCACGTCCTCGGCGAGCCGCCGGAGGGAGAGCCCTTCCGCGAGCTCCTCGCCGCCATCCTGCGTCTCGGGGCGGGCGAGACGCCGGGCCTCCGGCGCGCCGTCGGGGCCGCCTACGGGCTGGACGAGCCGGACCTGGCCGGGGACGGCGGCGCGAGGGCGGAAGCCCCCGCCGCACTCTCGGAGCGTTTCCCCGGCGTCGTCGCCACGGCGTCCGACCTGCTCGACCTGCTGGAGGAGGCGTCGCACGCGCTGCTTCTATCGCTCTCGGAACGGGGTTGGGAGGCGAGTTCCGTCGGTAAGGTCTGCGAGGCGGTGCTGGGGTTCCGGGACGAGGGGGTCGAGAGTGCTCTGCGCTTCGCCTGCGAGGAGGTAGTACCGCGGCTGTCGCGCACGCCGGAGGAGCTTTCGAACCTGATAGGCGGTCTCTCGGGCGGGTACGTGCCGGCTGGGCCGTCGGGCTCGCCGACGCGCGGTCTAACGAACGTGCTGCCGACCGGGCGCAACTTCTACTCGGTGGATCCGAAGGGCTTACCGTCGGCTCTCTCCTGGGAGGTCGGTCAGGGGCTCGCCGACAACCTCCTGCAGCGGCATCTGGACGAGGAGGCCCGATACCCCGAGACCGTCGGGATCGTGGTCTGGGGCACGGCCGCCATGCGCACCCAGGGCGACGACATCGCCGAGGTGCTGTCGCTGCTCGGGGTGCGGCCCACGTGGAACGAGGAGTCGCGGCGGGTGACGGGGCTAGAGGTGATCCCGCTGGAGGAGCTGGAGCGTCCGCGTATCGACGTGACCGTGCGCATCAGCGGGTTCTTCCGGGACGCTTTCCCGAACCTGATCTCCCTCATGGACGACGCCTTCACCACCGTCGCCGCTCTCGAAGAGCCCGCGGAGATGAACTTCGTCAAGAAGCATGCCGACGAGGAGCGTTCCGGAGGCGCGGACGAGCGCACCGCCACGACGCGCATCTTCGGCTCGCCCCCGGGCGCGTACGGCGCTGGCCTGTTGCCGCTCATAGACGCCCGCAACTGGCAGACCGACGAGGACCTCGCCGAGGTCTACGCCGTGTGGGGCGGCTACGCCTACGGCAGGGGGCTCGACGGCGTCGAGGCTCGGGGGGCGATGGAGGCCAACCTGCGGCGCACGGAGGTCGCGGTAAAGAACATAGACAACCGCGAGCACGACCTCTTCGACTCTGATGATTACTTCCAGTATCACGGGGGCATGATCGCCGCCGTCCGCGCCCTCACGGGACGCAACCCCAAGAGCTACGTCGGCGACTCGGCCGATCCTTCGCGCCCGAAGACCCGGAGCCTCGACGAGGAGGCAAAACGCGTGTTCCGCTCGCGGGTGGCGAACCCGAAGTGGATCGAGGCCATGAAACGCCACGGCTACAAGGGCGCGTTCGAGCTCTCGGCGACGGTGGACTACCTCTTCGGCTACGACGCCACGGCGAACGTGGTGGAGGACTGGATGTACCGCGACGTAACCCAGAAGTACGTGCTGGACGAGGAGGTGCGCGACTTCATGCAGGAGTCGAACCCGTGGGCGTTGCGTGCTGTGAGTGAGCGGCTGCTGGAGGCCGCCGAGCGCGGGATGTGGGCCGAGCCGGACCCTGATGACCTGCAAAGTCTGAAAGAGATCTACCTGGAGAACGAGGGCGTGCTGGAGGAGAGCTCTTGA
- a CDS encoding CbtB-domain containing protein produces MGNLENTARKPVSVKDLPAWSWAVLVLILLVAFAVLFDNGALLTPFIGEAATANNYLHAFFHDGRHLLAVPCH; encoded by the coding sequence TTGGGTAATCTGGAGAACACGGCCCGCAAGCCGGTATCCGTAAAGGACCTGCCGGCCTGGAGTTGGGCGGTGCTGGTCTTGATCCTGCTCGTCGCTTTCGCCGTATTGTTCGATAACGGGGCCCTTCTGACGCCGTTTATCGGGGAGGCCGCGACGGCGAACAACTACCTGCACGCGTTCTTCCACGACGGCCGGCACCTGCTCGCCGTACCCTGCCACTAG
- the meaB gene encoding methylmalonyl Co-A mutase-associated GTPase MeaB encodes MFREAGVQGLVERLINGDKRALARTISRVETGGEDVPELVRGLYPYTGGAFSVGFTGPPGVGKSSVIAELIRIYRAEGMEVGVISVDPSSPFSRGAILGDRIRLADHFLDSGVFIRSMGSRGHLGGLAAASKLGALAMEAYGVDVVLYETVGVGQGEVEVASVADTVVLALQPGSGDAVQALKAGVMEVADVICVNKSDHPQAKAAAREARQALEIGHELDPESPLPEIVMTRGDAGEGVEELRRAVDDHRGHLTESGGLERRRMGSIQEFMLSWTRAKLEDRMRQRLDRQDEDLVNKVYRRELDPISAAETLYREV; translated from the coding sequence TTGTTTAGAGAGGCGGGCGTACAGGGTCTCGTCGAGAGGCTGATAAACGGGGACAAGCGGGCATTGGCGCGGACGATATCGCGCGTGGAGACCGGCGGGGAGGACGTGCCCGAGCTGGTCCGGGGGCTGTATCCGTACACCGGGGGAGCGTTCAGCGTAGGCTTTACCGGGCCGCCGGGGGTCGGCAAGAGCAGCGTCATCGCGGAGCTGATACGGATCTACCGCGCCGAAGGGATGGAGGTTGGCGTGATCTCGGTGGACCCGTCGAGCCCGTTTTCGCGGGGCGCGATCCTGGGCGACCGCATCCGGCTCGCCGACCACTTTCTGGACTCCGGGGTGTTTATCCGCTCGATGGGCAGCCGCGGTCACCTCGGGGGGCTGGCCGCAGCCTCGAAGCTCGGGGCGCTCGCGATGGAGGCTTACGGGGTAGACGTGGTGCTGTACGAGACGGTCGGCGTCGGGCAGGGAGAGGTGGAGGTCGCCTCGGTGGCGGATACTGTGGTGCTGGCACTGCAGCCGGGCTCGGGAGACGCGGTGCAGGCGCTAAAGGCCGGGGTGATGGAGGTCGCGGACGTGATCTGCGTAAACAAGTCCGACCATCCGCAGGCAAAGGCCGCCGCCCGGGAGGCGCGGCAGGCGCTGGAGATCGGACACGAGCTGGACCCCGAGTCTCCCCTGCCCGAGATAGTAATGACCCGGGGCGACGCCGGCGAGGGCGTCGAGGAGCTGCGCCGGGCCGTGGACGACCACCGGGGACATCTCACGGAGAGTGGCGGCCTGGAGCGCCGCAGAATGGGCTCGATACAGGAGTTCATGCTCTCCTGGACCCGCGCCAAGCTCGAAGACCGGATGCGCCAGAGGCTAGACCGCCAGGACGAGGACCTCGTCAACAAGGTGTATCGGCGGGAGCTAGACCCGATCTCGGCCGCCGAGACGCTGTACCGCGAGGTGTAG